The nucleotide sequence ACTTGTACACATGCAGTGCCGATGCGACCAGTGCCGACAAGGCGTGCGCCAACGGCTGCTTCAAGGCCGACGGCGACGACGCTTGCGCCAGCAAGTGTTGTATCGGCAAGCCGCCCGGGACGATTCCCTTCAACGGCCAATGGAACGCCTGCCCCTACAGCTCGTCGGTGAGCAGTCGCGATCACATGGGCGTGGACTACACCAGCAAGAAGGGCACGCCGATCCCGGCGAGCATGGACGGAACGGTGTGGCACATCCGCAACAACGGCGATCCGAACTGCTACAACGGCGGCTGCTCGTCAGCGTGTCTAGCCAGCGGTAACCGCATCGTGCTCAAGGCGGCGTGCGGGGATCCGCTCAAGCCCGGTAACGATCTGTTCCTGCTCTATCACCACATCAACGGCGTGGCGAAGGGCATCAAGGTGGGCAGCAAGGTGGCGCGCGGCACGAACATCGCTACCGTGGGCGACTCGGGCTGCGCGACGGGCCCGCACATCCACTTCCAGGTCGCGTCGCATCCCAAGGGCAAGTACAAGCAAGGCAGCTTGCCGGACTTCTGGAGCTGCAGCACGGCGAAGAACCCGACGACGCGGCTGTGCAGCACGCTGAACTGACGACGCGACTGTGCAGCGCGCTGAATTGACCTCAGTTGCCGCCGAAGAGTTGCGCTGCATTGACCTCCACGGCGAAGCCGCCGGAGATCTGTGGCCCGGAGGTCGCGGCGAGATCCCAGACCGCGAACCATTGCGTGTACTGAGACACGGTGGTCGGGGTCACGCCCACCTTGTCATAGCCGATGAAGTCCTCGACCACCTGGCTGGTGCTCGGGCCAAAGTACTTGTGCAACGGGTTGGTGCCCGATCCGCCCGCGCTACCGAACTGATACTCACCGCTGAGGGTTTCCCAGATGATGAACTTGCCGCCCGCGCCGGTCTCGAAGGGGACCTCGCCGTGCACCACCCAACGCAGCCCTACGGTGTCGTTCTTCGGTGCGGGCGGGCAGAGGAACGACACCGTCCCGCTATAGGTCGCGAAGGAACACTTCGTCTGGAGCGTCGGCGGGAAGAAGCCGCCGTAGTTCTGGCAGATCATATCCGAGTCGGCCGCTGTGAACGAAACCGACTTGCCGCAGGGCGTGAAGCCCGTCATCCCCGCTTGGGACAAATCCTTGCCGATGCAACCGGCGTCGGAGAAGCAATCCGAGTCGTCGCAGTCACTGTAGGCGTCGCCATCGTCGTCCTGGTTGTTGCTACAGTTCTCGACGCCGGTCCCGCCACCCGTGCCGCCCGACGCGCCACCGCTGGCGCCAGTGCCCGCAGTTGCGCCGCTGCCCGCAGTCGCTCCGCTGCCCGCAGTCGCACCGCTGCCTGCAGTCGCGCCGCTACCCGCAAACGCACCGAGGGCGCCGCTACCCGCAGTCGCGCCGCTGCCGCCCGCTCCCGAACCGCCCGCGCCGGCTGACGCGCCGGTTCCCCCGCCGCCTCCGCTTCCGCTCGAGCAGCCCAGGGCAATGCAGCCAAGGGCGAACGAGGACGCCGCCCAAATCCGTCGAGTCGTTCCCATCACGCGGCATTCGTTGCGACCGCGAGGGGAAGCGTTCACTTCGTCCGCTGAAGGCGCCAGCTGCAGCAGAATTCGTGATACCGCGCGCCGTCGCCCATGAAGGCCGTCTGTCGGGCGCCGGGCAGGACTTCCAGGCCCAGGGACTCCATCGTCGCGATCATCCAGCCCTCCATCAGTTGACAGTGCAGGCGAGTCATCTCGGGGAAGTCGTAGATCCGCAGCACGGTGGACTCGGGCTGCCACTCCACGGCCTCCATGCGCCCCGCGTTGCGGTAGTAGCTGGGCCACACTAGCTTGGAAGCGCGGATCAGCCGCTCTGGGCTGGCAATGGCGAGATAAATCTTGAGCACCGTTCCCAGGTCCCGCTTGCCAGCGACGCTGCCAAGCTCGTGACAGACGGACTTGCCAGGTCGAGTCAGCTCTTGCTCTGCCGCGGCCAAGAAGCGCGTGAAGCCGACGTAGGGGTACCACCCCAACTTGGAGATCCGTCGCTCGAAGATCGCCTGGGTGTCGGACCCCGCGCTCTCGACGATGCGGTCGAGTTGCTCCTGACCGTCCACGTCGATGACGTGACGGATCAAGCCGAGAAAGGCTCGGCCGCTGACCAGGGTGCGCATCACCGGTTCTTATAGCGCGAAGCGGGCGGCGATGAAGCCCCACAGGTCAAGTGGCGATGTGACGACGCGGCAGCTCTGGTCTCGAGCTGCGCGCTAGCGGAACCGAGGTCGGCGGCGCGTGCTGGGCTCGCTCTCCACCGCGTCGTCGATCGCGGCCCAGTAGCTCACGGCGCGATTGGCGATGTGGCGCGCCGACTCCAAGCTGCCCTCGATGCTGCCGACGACCCTCACGGCGCCTTCGCTGCTCTCCCGGCGCACGCGTAGTCGGTAGCGCCCCGGGCCGACATGCTCCAGGTCAATGAGGGTTCGCATGGTGCTGCCTCGGTCGCTCGCCGGGGCCAGTTGCGCTGCAATTTGTTTCGCATTGCAGGCGGTCTCCCGCGCAGACGGTTTCGCGCGCAAAGGGTTCGCACACGATCGGTTTCGCATCGCAGCGCTCGTCGAGGCTAGAGTGTCCGTGATGTCGCGGGGCTCGATTGCCGCGGGCCTGCTTCTCGCGTCGATGTCCTGGGTGAGTCAATCCCCGGCGCAGAAGCGCGGCTGCGACAACTCGCCAGACCCGTGCACGCCCGTGCGCGACTTCGATGACGTGAAAGGTTGGATCATGGAGCAGGGGTTCGACCTGCGAGGGGCCTACGTGAAGCGCGAGCACGTGAGCGCCTGGGAGCTGGGGGGCGCGGCGGTGATCGGCTTCCACCACGTCAGCCACTTCGTGGCGACCGACAACGAGCGCGGCTTCGCGCGCATGATGACGATACAACCGGCTCTGGTCCTCACGGCCCTGCTCGGGCCGAGCGACGCGATCTTGGGAAACGAGCAGGGCCTCGACTTGCGGGTTCAGGTGCATCGGGTGTTGCCTGACGAAGGCGACCCCGGCACCGCATACGAGCTCTTGCTAGATCCGAAGTTCGCCGTTTCCTTCGCACGCTGGCGCACCAATGCGCTGGTCGGCAGCTTTCTGCCCTACGTTGGCGTGGAGAAGCGGCCCGATGCCGCGCTGGCGCTCAGCTTCGGCTGGAGCCTCTACCCCTTCGCCTACTTGCTCACAGATCATCTGATCTTGGACGTGAATCCCTTCACCGCCGGCATACGTGCTCCCTTCGACGGCGAACACGTGTCGGCCCAGCTGGTCGCGCAAGTGGGCTTGCACCTCGCGACGAAGATCAGTCGCTGATTCTGCTGCGCACTCCGCATCCGTCTTCGGCGACTTGGCCGCTTGTGGCTGGCCGTGGCGCATCCGGCGTCGCTGGCGTATTCTCACATTCATGCGCTTCGCCTCGTGGGGATTGGGATTCGTGTTCGCGGCCGGGGCGACGGTCGGGTGCAGCTCTCTCATCGGGTTGGGGGACTTCGAAGACTGCGAAGGAAGCAGCTGCGGCGCCGCCGATGGCGGTGGCGGCGCGAGTGGCAGCGGCGGTGCGGCTGGTGGAGGTGGCAGTAGCGGGACCGGCGGCACGGCCGGTGGAGGTGGCGGCAGCGGTGGTGGTCCGGCGACGGGTTGCGTGCCGGCGGACAACGGTGGCGATGCGGTCGGTAGCGGCTGCGGTTTGTTCGTGGATGGTGACGCCGGCTCCGACGGTAACGGCGATGGCAGCGCGACGGCGCCTTTCAAGACCATCGGCAAAGCGCTAGGCGCTGCGCAGGGCAAGCCCGTCTATGTTTGCAATGCCAAGACGCCCTATGACGAAGCCGTGGTGATCGGAGCGTCCGTCACGCTCTACGGCGGACTCGATTGCAGCGATTGGACCTACGCGAGCGGCACGCCGACAGAGCTGACCGCGCCCACGGATGCGATCCCGTTGCGAGTGCAAGGCGCGACTACCACTGCCGAGGTCGTGGACTTTGCCGTCACCGCCAAGAACGCCACTCAAGCAGGCGGCAACTCCGTGGCGCTCTTCGTTCAAGAGGCGACGCTGAAACTGACTCGCAGCAAGCTCACCGCCGGCGATGGATTCGCAGGGATGGCGGGGCAAGATGGCAAGACGCAGACGAGGGCGCCCGACGGCGACGATGGCGTCGTGAGTGCCGGGGGCGCCGGCGGCACTCAGACTTGCGGCACCACGCAACGCATTGGTGGCAAGGGCGGTCCGGGAGGACTCGCGGCAGGTGCAAATCCGTCTGGCGGTAGCGGTGAAGCCGGGGATAACGGATCTGGAGGCACCCTCGGAACAGGTCAGCCTCTGGCCAGCGGTGGTGTCTGTAAGAACGGAGGCAACGGCGGGCCCGGAACTCCCGGCGCCGGCGGGAGCGGAGCGCCGGCGAGTGGCGGTGATGTGACCGGTGCTGGATTCGTGGGCGCGTCTGGCCAAGATGGGAAAGCCGGTACGCCGGGCAAGTCTGGCGGCGGAGGCGGCGGCTCCAAAGGCGTTTCACCAACCAACGGTCGAGGCGGGGGCGGAGGCGGCGCGGGTGGTTGCGCTGGAAACATTGGGCTGGCGGGCGGCGCCGGCGGATCGAGCATCGCGCTGCTCGCACTGAACGCGACCATCACTGTGGACTCGGTGCAGCTCGTGGTTGGCTCTGGCGCCAGCGGCGGCAAAGGCGGCAACGGAGCGGCGGGACAGCAGGGCGGCTTCAACGGTGTAGGCGCTGCCGCTTCGGGTAGCGCTTCCAAGGGCTGCAACGGTGGCGATGGTGGCGGCGGCGGCGCTTCGGGATCGGGTGGCGGTGGCGCTGGTGGCCAAGCCGTGGGCGTTTTGACGAAAGGCTCGACGGTAGCGGGCACGCCCACGGTGGATCTGAGCAAAGCGACTGCCGGCACCGGCGGCCTAGGCGGCACCGGCGGCGCAGGCAGCGGCGGCCAAGGCGCCGACGGCAAGGTGCTCGACAAGCTGTCGATTTGATCGGCGAAGCGGAAGTCCTCGACAAGCTGTCGATTTGATCGCCGACGGTAAAGCGCTGGACGAGCCTTTCGCTCTGG is from Polyangiaceae bacterium and encodes:
- a CDS encoding M23 family metallopeptidase, with product MKRGALIVALFAFACSDAAEESSQGSAGSAGMNDGGNSGGSGGIAGNSGFPDGGAAGSSAGAAGSAGASGSAGASGSVGAGGSAGATGTGGVASDVCAGHADGKYCAGVVGGTANHLYTCSADATSADKACANGCFKADGDDACASKCCIGKPPGTIPFNGQWNACPYSSSVSSRDHMGVDYTSKKGTPIPASMDGTVWHIRNNGDPNCYNGGCSSACLASGNRIVLKAACGDPLKPGNDLFLLYHHINGVAKGIKVGSKVARGTNIATVGDSGCATGPHIHFQVASHPKGKYKQGSLPDFWSCSTAKNPTTRLCSTLN